One window of Saprospiraceae bacterium genomic DNA carries:
- the trxA gene encoding thioredoxin, which yields MAFEFTDTNCQAEALNPNGAAVVDFWAEWCGPCKLVGPIIDELSSEFGEKVKIGKLNVDTNPSVSMQFGVRSIPTILFIKNGQVVDKQVGAASKATLKQKLEAII from the coding sequence ATGGCTTTTGAATTTACAGATACTAATTGTCAAGCAGAAGCTTTGAATCCAAATGGTGCTGCAGTTGTTGATTTTTGGGCTGAATGGTGCGGCCCTTGTAAATTGGTTGGACCAATAATTGACGAACTTTCTTCAGAATTTGGTGAGAAAGTAAAAATCGGAAAACTTAATGTCGATACAAACCCAAGTGTTTCTATGCAATTTGGAGTTCGCAGTATCCCGACTATACTTTTTATAAAAAATGGACAAGTCGTTGACAAGCAAGTAGGAGCAGCAAGTAAGGCTACTTTAAAGCAGAAATTGGAAGCAATTATTTAA
- a CDS encoding DUF58 domain-containing protein: MGFFDQFPVQAFNHLELLASQVVEGFIIGLHKSPFHGFSVEFAEHRLYNEGESTKDIDWKVFARTDKLFTKKFEEETNLRCQIVLDVSTSMYFPEEHLKSGLVLNKLRFAALGAACLMNVLRRQRDAYGLSVFDDELRIHTHAKSSTSHYQLLLSYLENYILNKQVNKKTQTADALHQIADQIHKRSLVVLFSDMFDDRENLDELFSALQHLKYNKHEVVLFHTLDKSLELEFNFENRPYQFVDMETGEQVRVQAHQIKERYLEKIQAFHHELKTKCLQYRIDYHEADINAGYDYILQSFFVKRKKMYI, translated from the coding sequence ATGGGATTCTTTGATCAATTTCCAGTACAAGCATTTAATCATTTGGAACTGCTGGCCAGTCAGGTGGTGGAAGGATTTATTATAGGCCTCCATAAATCGCCTTTCCACGGATTTAGTGTTGAGTTTGCTGAACATCGATTATACAATGAGGGAGAATCTACAAAGGATATCGACTGGAAAGTATTTGCCCGAACTGATAAGTTGTTTACTAAAAAATTTGAAGAAGAAACAAATTTACGATGCCAGATCGTTTTGGACGTTTCTACATCGATGTATTTCCCGGAGGAACATTTAAAGTCAGGTCTGGTTTTGAATAAACTTCGTTTTGCAGCTTTGGGTGCAGCTTGTTTAATGAATGTATTGCGAAGACAACGAGATGCCTATGGTTTATCCGTATTTGATGACGAATTGCGCATTCACACGCATGCAAAATCAAGTACCTCGCATTACCAACTTCTCCTAAGTTATCTTGAAAATTATATTCTCAATAAGCAAGTCAATAAAAAGACTCAAACAGCAGATGCCTTGCATCAAATAGCAGATCAGATCCATAAGCGTTCCCTTGTAGTTCTATTTAGTGATATGTTTGATGATCGTGAAAATTTAGATGAGTTGTTTTCTGCTTTGCAGCATTTGAAATACAACAAACACGAAGTCGTTCTTTTTCATACATTAGACAAGAGTCTGGAGCTTGAATTTAATTTTGAAAACAGACCCTATCAATTTGTTGATATGGAAACGGGTGAGCAAGTAAGAGTTCAAGCACATCAAATTAAAGAACGGTATTTAGAAAAGATACAGGCTTTTCATCATGAATTAAAGACAAAGTGTTTGCAATATCGTATTGATTATCATGAAGCTGATATAAATGCAGGATATGATTATATTCTGCAGTCGTTTTTTGTGAAGCGCAAAAAAATGTACATTTAA
- a CDS encoding polyphosphate kinase: MPKIILSKISTKAPKNADKKSVQKKTDDLVTKIGKMSEMLWAEKKHSLLIILQGMDGSGKDGVAKSVFMACPALVVDAHAFKKPSEEEFAHDFLWRVHKNVPAKGQIKLFIRSHYEDILIQRVHQWIDDKRAAVRMEAINNFEKLLIDDNETTILKFYLHLSHDRQLEKLEERRIDPEKQWKFNLADFEESKLWDKYMRYYEAAINGSAIPWHVVPSDSRWYRNYFVAQKVHDTLKKLNPAFPLILENGKDKT, translated from the coding sequence ATGCCAAAAATAATCTTATCAAAAATTTCTACCAAAGCCCCAAAAAATGCGGATAAAAAATCTGTCCAGAAAAAAACAGATGATTTAGTGACAAAAATTGGGAAAATGTCTGAAATGCTTTGGGCAGAAAAGAAGCATAGTTTATTAATTATTTTGCAAGGAATGGATGGCAGTGGAAAGGATGGGGTTGCTAAATCCGTATTTATGGCCTGTCCTGCTTTGGTTGTGGATGCACATGCATTTAAAAAGCCATCGGAAGAAGAGTTTGCTCACGATTTTTTATGGAGGGTTCATAAAAACGTTCCAGCAAAAGGCCAAATCAAACTTTTTATAAGAAGTCATTATGAAGATATTCTTATTCAACGAGTACATCAATGGATTGACGATAAGCGAGCAGCTGTAAGAATGGAAGCGATTAATAATTTTGAGAAATTACTCATAGATGACAACGAAACGACCATCCTTAAGTTTTATTTACATCTTTCTCATGATAGGCAATTAGAAAAATTAGAAGAAAGAAGAATTGATCCGGAAAAACAATGGAAATTTAACCTGGCAGATTTTGAAGAAAGCAAACTTTGGGATAAATACATGCGATATTACGAAGCAGCTATCAATGGTTCTGCAATTCCATGGCACGTGGTTCCATCTGATTCTAGATGGTATCGCAATTATTTCGTGGCCCAAAAAGTCCATGATACCTTGAAAAAATTAAACCCCGCATTTCCATTGATTTTAGAAAATGGAAAAGACAAGACTTGA
- a CDS encoding RNA-binding S4 domain-containing protein, with translation MEKTRLDKWLWACRFYKSRTLASEACKNGKISSKAIPLKAAHFVTVGDLLEVRKNGFQFLIKIQKIIDKRVGAPLASACYENKTSEEELNKYAAWFTGKAQSEKRERGAGRPTKRERREIDDFKTFAFDDFDEI, from the coding sequence ATGGAAAAGACAAGACTTGATAAATGGCTTTGGGCTTGCCGATTTTATAAATCCAGAACCTTGGCTTCTGAAGCGTGTAAAAATGGAAAAATCAGTAGCAAGGCCATACCATTAAAAGCTGCTCATTTTGTTACAGTTGGAGACTTACTGGAAGTTCGCAAAAATGGGTTTCAGTTCTTAATAAAAATCCAAAAGATTATTGATAAACGGGTAGGTGCTCCGCTTGCTTCAGCCTGTTATGAAAACAAAACATCTGAAGAAGAACTCAATAAATATGCAGCCTGGTTTACGGGTAAAGCTCAATCGGAGAAAAGAGAACGCGGCGCTGGCAGACCAACAAAAAGAGAACGGCGCGAAATAGATGATTTCAAAACCTTTGCATTTGATGATTTTGATGAAATCTGA
- a CDS encoding EamA family transporter → MAQVQKPGLFAWGLLIILTIIWGFSYYFIKHSLVSFNPSQVASLRMVFSAIALSPFLLKALKSVERINYPMIFLSDL, encoded by the coding sequence ATGGCTCAAGTTCAAAAGCCAGGTCTTTTTGCCTGGGGTTTACTAATCATTTTAACTATTATATGGGGTTTTAGCTATTATTTTATAAAGCATAGTTTGGTTTCATTTAATCCTTCTCAAGTAGCAAGTTTGAGGATGGTATTTTCAGCTATAGCCTTGAGTCCTTTTTTACTTAAAGCACTTAAAAGTGTTGAACGGATAAACTATCCGATGATCTTTTTGTCGGATTTATAG
- a CDS encoding DMT family transporter, whose amino-acid sequence MAGIINAFTPICTFGIGVLFFGVKNERSKLIGTIIALIGAFSLILLKPNAEIRAEGLYLLVAFASPLLYGLNGNTIKSKLGSISGIQMTTLMYFFMSLYCIPLSFWNGAFQQIPLAISSGNAFYHLVALSVLGSAVAMALFNVLIQKVHVMFAASVTYLMPLVSLFVGFFDGEKLGINDIVGLICILTGVVIINGLIKIQSGKPS is encoded by the coding sequence TTGGCCGGAATCATAAATGCCTTCACACCAATTTGTACATTTGGAATTGGGGTGTTATTTTTTGGTGTTAAAAACGAGCGATCTAAATTAATCGGGACGATCATAGCACTGATAGGTGCTTTTTCATTGATACTCCTAAAACCCAATGCTGAAATACGTGCCGAAGGACTTTATTTATTGGTTGCATTTGCATCCCCTTTATTATATGGTTTAAATGGAAATACCATTAAATCAAAACTCGGCTCCATTTCAGGGATTCAGATGACTACGCTGATGTATTTTTTTATGTCATTGTATTGTATACCACTGTCATTTTGGAATGGCGCATTTCAACAAATTCCATTGGCCATAAGTTCAGGAAATGCTTTTTATCATTTAGTAGCACTCAGTGTATTGGGAAGTGCAGTTGCAATGGCATTGTTTAATGTGTTGATCCAAAAAGTACATGTTATGTTTGCAGCGAGTGTAACCTATTTAATGCCACTCGTCTCTTTGTTTGTAGGTTTTTTTGACGGAGAAAAGCTCGGTATAAATGATATTGTTGGTCTGATTTGTATCTTAACCGGTGTCGTGATCATTAATGGGTTGATAAAAATCCAATCTGGTAAACCATCATAA
- a CDS encoding DUF1772 domain-containing protein, translating to MKQLFIRFFLILIAALLAGTSFGLWMGIKPEQYSQSAYFELQRNLVQSLNTLMISLVILAFILSLLDGYFSRKQKVNAICLFISAACFLACILISRFGNTPIQLQVFEWKAETLPLNWTLLRDQWWLLHKLRTLCELIALVLISWVTVFKSN from the coding sequence ATGAAACAGTTATTTATTCGTTTTTTTTTGATTTTAATTGCAGCTTTATTAGCAGGAACCAGTTTTGGATTATGGATGGGAATAAAGCCAGAACAATATTCTCAATCAGCTTATTTCGAGCTCCAACGAAATTTGGTACAATCTTTAAATACTTTGATGATTTCCCTGGTAATTCTTGCATTCATATTATCACTTCTTGACGGCTATTTCAGTCGCAAGCAAAAAGTTAATGCAATTTGTTTATTCATTTCTGCTGCTTGCTTTTTAGCATGTATATTAATCTCACGATTTGGAAATACCCCAATTCAATTGCAAGTATTTGAATGGAAAGCAGAAACATTACCTTTAAACTGGACCCTTTTGAGGGATCAATGGTGGTTATTGCATAAATTGAGGACTCTTTGTGAACTCATTGCACTCGTTCTTATCAGTTGGGTTACTGTATTTAAATCAAATTAA
- a CDS encoding HD domain-containing protein, which translates to MNQSLIFKLDASEQKILSIISESSKELDVKAYAIGGFIRDKIIGRDSKDIDIVCIGDGIALAEHVASKFRPMPSVNVYSRFGTAMIKHKELEIEFVGARKESYHVDSRKPTVYSGNLKDDQLRRDFTINAISISLNAENYGEIIDPFDGMKDIEQKIIRTPNNPEQTFSDDPLRMLRAIRFSNQLLYKIEDKTYEGIIQSKDRLKIVSRERITAELEKILECDKPSIGFDLLFRTGLLELILPELVLLHGAEYQNGKGHKDNFYHTLQVVDNLALKTKNIWCRWAAVFHDIAKPQTKRFDPEHGWTFHGHDALGANMIPKLFKQLRLPLDHKMKYVQKLVRLHLRPIALTQEEISDSALRRLLFEAGEDLEDLLLLCEADITSKNITKVNRYLNNYLVVREKLYELEERDRIRNWQPPVTGEDIMKIYNIKPGREIGLIKTAIREAILDNQIPNSREAALKLMEEKAIELGITIKN; encoded by the coding sequence ATGAATCAATCATTGATATTTAAGCTTGACGCTTCTGAACAAAAAATTCTATCTATCATTTCAGAATCCAGTAAAGAATTAGATGTTAAAGCCTATGCAATTGGGGGCTTTATTCGTGATAAAATTATCGGCCGGGATTCAAAAGATATCGACATTGTATGTATTGGAGATGGCATTGCATTGGCTGAACATGTGGCTAGTAAATTTCGTCCGATGCCAAGTGTAAATGTTTACAGTCGCTTTGGCACGGCGATGATTAAACACAAAGAATTGGAAATTGAATTTGTTGGAGCCCGAAAAGAGTCCTACCATGTGGATTCTCGTAAACCAACCGTTTATAGTGGCAATTTAAAAGACGACCAGTTGCGACGTGATTTTACAATTAATGCAATTTCAATAAGTCTCAATGCTGAAAATTATGGTGAAATTATAGATCCGTTTGATGGGATGAAGGATATTGAACAAAAAATAATTCGCACACCCAATAATCCTGAACAAACATTTTCTGATGATCCTTTGCGAATGTTACGTGCAATCCGTTTTTCAAATCAATTATTATATAAAATTGAAGACAAAACATATGAAGGAATCATTCAATCAAAGGACCGATTAAAAATTGTATCCCGCGAACGCATAACTGCTGAACTAGAAAAAATATTGGAATGTGATAAACCTTCAATTGGATTTGACTTATTATTTAGAACAGGTTTATTGGAATTGATTTTACCGGAATTGGTTTTATTGCACGGCGCGGAATACCAAAATGGAAAAGGACATAAAGACAATTTCTATCATACATTGCAAGTAGTTGATAACCTTGCCTTAAAAACTAAAAACATTTGGTGCAGATGGGCTGCTGTATTTCATGACATTGCAAAACCCCAAACCAAACGATTTGATCCAGAACATGGTTGGACATTTCATGGGCATGATGCCTTAGGAGCCAACATGATTCCAAAATTATTTAAACAGCTGCGATTGCCCTTAGATCACAAGATGAAATATGTCCAAAAATTGGTACGCTTACATTTAAGGCCGATTGCATTGACACAAGAAGAAATTTCTGATTCTGCATTAAGACGATTGTTATTTGAAGCCGGAGAAGATTTAGAAGATTTACTGTTATTGTGTGAGGCTGATATTACTTCAAAAAACATTACTAAAGTCAACCGCTATCTAAATAATTATTTAGTGGTCCGGGAAAAACTTTATGAATTGGAAGAGCGCGATCGGATTCGAAACTGGCAGCCTCCTGTAACCGGAGAAGACATTATGAAAATATATAACATTAAACCAGGCCGCGAAATAGGACTCATTAAAACAGCCATTCGCGAAGCGATACTCGACAATCAAATCCCAAATTCACGAGAGGCTGCTTTGAAATTAATGGAAGAAAAAGCGATCGAATTAGGAATAACAATTAAGAATTAA
- the dusB gene encoding tRNA dihydrouridine synthase DusB translates to MQKSVTIGPIALPEFPLLLAPMEDVSDPPFRALCKQQGCDLMFTEFISVEGLIRDAQKSVQKLDIYPEERPIGGQIFGAEYDSMMKAAEIVEKAQPEILDINFGCPVQKVVCKMAGAGILKDVPKMVKLTEAVVKSTNLPVTVKTRLGWDDTMIFIEEVAERLQDIGIKALTIHARTRSQMYKGEADWSWIAKVKNNPRIHIPIFGNGDIDHPVKALEYKNRYGVDGLMIGRASIGYPWIFREIKHYFKTGNLLAPPTTFERVDAARQHLINSIKWKGEKLGVLEMRRHYTNYFKGLPNIKEFRMQLVTESNPQRILEILEQLEISYTLEPNLVFQE, encoded by the coding sequence ATGCAAAAATCGGTTACTATTGGACCAATCGCCTTGCCAGAATTTCCCCTCCTTCTGGCACCTATGGAAGATGTCAGCGATCCTCCGTTTAGAGCGCTGTGTAAACAACAGGGCTGCGATCTCATGTTTACTGAGTTTATTTCGGTTGAAGGATTGATCCGCGATGCCCAGAAATCTGTCCAAAAACTAGATATTTATCCTGAGGAACGCCCCATTGGTGGTCAGATTTTTGGTGCAGAATACGATTCTATGATGAAGGCCGCAGAAATCGTAGAAAAGGCACAACCTGAAATCCTCGATATCAATTTCGGCTGTCCGGTACAAAAGGTAGTTTGCAAAATGGCCGGTGCAGGCATTTTAAAAGACGTGCCTAAAATGGTAAAACTTACTGAAGCTGTTGTCAAATCAACCAATCTTCCGGTTACCGTTAAAACCCGATTGGGATGGGATGATACCATGATATTTATTGAAGAAGTTGCCGAACGCCTTCAAGACATTGGCATTAAAGCATTGACTATCCATGCGCGGACCCGGTCACAAATGTATAAAGGTGAGGCTGATTGGAGTTGGATTGCCAAAGTCAAAAACAACCCCAGAATTCATATTCCTATCTTTGGAAACGGAGATATCGATCATCCTGTCAAAGCCTTGGAATACAAAAACCGATATGGAGTAGATGGGCTCATGATCGGACGTGCCAGTATCGGATATCCCTGGATATTTAGAGAAATTAAGCATTATTTTAAGACCGGAAACCTCCTGGCTCCTCCCACCACTTTTGAACGCGTAGACGCAGCTCGTCAACACTTAATCAATTCTATTAAGTGGAAAGGCGAAAAATTAGGTGTATTGGAAATGCGCAGACATTATACCAACTATTTTAAAGGATTGCCAAATATAAAAGAATTCAGAATGCAATTGGTTACCGAATCAAATCCCCAGCGAATTTTAGAAATATTGGAGCAGCTAGAAATTAGTTATACTTTAGAACCTAATCTCGTTTTTCAGGAATGA
- the nhaD gene encoding sodium:proton antiporter NhaD, with product MILAVSLVFLVGYLLIIFEHKVKIDKAVSALLAGVISWILIALYPNPITESGADVSSILIHHFGEIASILFFLLGAMTIVELVDLHHGFDVISQWIKAKNKWSLLIIISLVTFFLSAVLDNLTTTIVMISLIRKLLNNQEDRFWFAGFIVIAANSGGAWSPIGDVTTTMLWIEHKVSTLQLIEFLIIPSILSIAIPIGIVRFNKRFQQTVELPDKPLEEASSASKVFLILGIGLLILVPIIKALTHLPPFIGMLGALAVIWLVSELDLPSLYPPQKDFSKPTVRNALSRIEIPSILFFLGILLAISALEVIGQLKVLADFLNSYIQDTAVIALILGILSAVIDNVPLVAGAIGMYDLPLDHHFWHELAFAAGTGGSILIIGSAAGVAAMGIEKISYQWYFKRISLLALIGYLTGWVWIYFTI from the coding sequence ATGATTTTGGCAGTAAGCCTTGTTTTTTTAGTAGGATATTTACTTATCATCTTTGAACATAAGGTAAAAATAGACAAGGCCGTAAGTGCTTTATTAGCTGGAGTAATTAGTTGGATACTCATTGCACTTTATCCGAATCCAATTACTGAAAGTGGTGCCGATGTTTCCAGTATTTTGATTCATCATTTTGGTGAAATTGCATCTATCCTGTTTTTTCTATTAGGCGCAATGACTATTGTGGAATTAGTTGACCTTCATCACGGGTTTGATGTAATATCTCAATGGATTAAAGCAAAGAATAAATGGAGCCTGCTTATTATTATTAGTTTGGTAACATTTTTTCTTTCAGCTGTTTTAGATAATTTAACTACAACAATTGTTATGATCTCTCTGATCCGAAAATTATTAAACAATCAGGAAGATCGATTTTGGTTTGCGGGTTTTATTGTAATCGCAGCAAATTCTGGTGGGGCATGGTCTCCAATCGGCGATGTTACAACAACTATGTTATGGATCGAACACAAAGTAAGTACCTTGCAATTAATTGAATTTCTAATAATACCATCAATTTTAAGCATTGCGATTCCAATTGGAATCGTACGATTCAATAAACGTTTCCAACAAACTGTAGAATTGCCTGATAAACCTTTAGAAGAGGCAAGCTCGGCATCTAAAGTATTTCTTATTCTTGGGATTGGATTATTGATTTTGGTGCCAATCATCAAAGCTTTAACTCATTTGCCGCCATTTATTGGTATGTTGGGTGCGCTTGCAGTGATTTGGTTGGTTTCTGAATTGGATTTGCCCTCTCTTTATCCACCGCAAAAGGATTTTTCTAAACCTACTGTTAGAAATGCACTTTCTCGAATTGAAATTCCAAGTATTTTATTTTTTCTTGGAATTTTATTAGCAATTTCTGCTTTGGAAGTAATTGGCCAACTTAAAGTGCTTGCTGATTTTTTAAATAGCTACATTCAGGATACTGCCGTGATTGCTTTAATTCTTGGAATCCTTTCTGCAGTAATCGATAACGTTCCATTAGTAGCAGGGGCTATCGGAATGTATGATTTGCCTTTGGATCATCATTTCTGGCATGAGTTAGCATTTGCAGCGGGAACAGGTGGAAGTATTTTAATCATTGGGTCAGCAGCAGGAGTTGCTGCCATGGGTATAGAAAAAATAAGCTATCAATGGTATTTTAAGCGAATCAGCCTATTGGCATTGATAGGCTATTTAACAGGATGGGTGTGGATTTATTTTACTATTTAA
- a CDS encoding TonB family protein — MKREKKHRNFIPQPDYPGGPKGITEFIYKELKYPEDAVPHKVEGTVVLKAEINYKGDVIDAKIISSLFPSCDEEAIRVVKLLKFKIEKIRDLKVRFYKTFNIKFKMSIKNTEMIVNYIVLKSEPKNKNLNPQKLLLIIKSTNK; from the coding sequence TTGAAAAGAGAAAAAAAACATAGAAATTTTATTCCGCAACCGGATTATCCGGGAGGGCCCAAAGGGATTACTGAATTTATCTATAAAGAATTAAAATATCCCGAAGATGCAGTTCCTCATAAAGTTGAAGGTACGGTTGTTTTGAAAGCAGAAATCAATTACAAGGGAGATGTAATCGATGCAAAGATAATTTCAAGTTTATTTCCTTCTTGTGATGAAGAAGCAATCCGTGTGGTGAAGCTATTAAAATTTAAAATCGAAAAGATCAGGGACCTCAAAGTGCGTTTTTATAAAACGTTTAATATTAAATTTAAAATGTCAATTAAGAATACTGAGATGATTGTTAATTATATTGTTTTAAAGAGCGAACCAAAAAACAAAAACTTGAATCCCCAAAAATTATTATTAATTATAAAATCAACGAATAAATAA
- a CDS encoding TIGR02206 family membrane protein — protein sequence METLHELVFGSRTGFQPFGLQHLIPILFFILMTLVWIRWAQNKDKTIQYQSAWWFSISLGFAVLWWMVFRWWNGRFDIREDLPFHLCNLLTLVFPIALYYRSRWFFGILYFWVLAGTLQAVITPDLKEPFPHFIYFRYWWIHCGLISLLFYGLMVFKWKIYFSDLKNALIGANVYLIFSLIINGTTGGNYFFSMRKPDAATLLDYLGPWPWYLLTGQFLMALLFLMFYLPFYMTRKRVGIKLKTVK from the coding sequence ATGGAGACATTGCATGAACTTGTATTTGGAAGCAGAACCGGTTTTCAGCCCTTTGGTTTACAGCATCTGATCCCAATCTTGTTTTTTATTTTGATGACTCTGGTATGGATTCGCTGGGCTCAAAACAAAGACAAAACCATACAATATCAGTCGGCCTGGTGGTTTTCAATTTCTCTTGGATTTGCCGTTTTATGGTGGATGGTATTTAGATGGTGGAATGGTCGCTTTGATATTCGTGAAGACCTCCCCTTTCATTTGTGCAATTTATTAACCCTGGTATTTCCAATTGCTTTGTATTATCGATCCCGTTGGTTTTTTGGAATCTTATATTTTTGGGTATTGGCAGGAACCTTACAAGCAGTAATAACTCCAGATTTAAAGGAACCGTTTCCACATTTTATTTATTTTCGGTACTGGTGGATTCATTGTGGATTGATCAGCCTGCTCTTTTATGGCTTGATGGTATTTAAATGGAAAATTTATTTTTCGGATTTAAAAAATGCCTTAATCGGGGCAAATGTCTATTTGATCTTTTCACTCATAATAAATGGCACTACAGGTGGCAATTACTTTTTTTCAATGCGAAAACCTGATGCTGCTACCCTTTTAGATTATTTAGGACCGTGGCCCTGGTATTTGCTAACCGGCCAATTTTTAATGGCATTGCTTTTCTTAATGTTTTATTTGCCATTTTATATGACGCGTAAACGTGTGGGAATAAAACTAAAAACTGTTAAATAA
- the trmD gene encoding tRNA (guanosine(37)-N1)-methyltransferase TrmD codes for MHISIISLLPELLRSPLEHSILKRARDKKILDVELIDLRSFGLGAYKQVDDYQYGGAAGMVLMIEPLVNCIESLKSKYQFDEIIYLSPDGELLNQSIANQLSLKENILMICGHYKGIDQRVRDHWITREISIGDYVLSGGELAACVLVDAIGRLIPGVLNDETSALTDSFQDQLLAPPVYTRPAEFKGLHVPDILLSGHQSQIENWRMEQSLQRTQERRPDLLKEE; via the coding sequence ATGCACATTTCCATAATTAGCTTATTGCCTGAATTGCTTAGGAGTCCGCTGGAGCATTCCATACTCAAACGTGCCCGGGATAAAAAAATATTAGACGTAGAACTAATTGACCTAAGATCATTTGGATTGGGTGCATACAAACAAGTGGATGACTACCAATACGGTGGTGCTGCTGGCATGGTCCTTATGATCGAACCATTGGTCAACTGCATTGAATCTTTGAAATCAAAATACCAATTTGATGAAATTATTTACCTGAGTCCTGATGGAGAATTATTGAATCAATCCATTGCCAATCAGTTGAGTTTAAAAGAAAACATCCTGATGATTTGCGGACATTACAAAGGGATCGATCAACGCGTACGGGATCATTGGATTACCCGAGAGATCTCAATAGGAGATTATGTGTTATCCGGGGGTGAATTGGCAGCATGCGTTTTAGTAGATGCAATTGGTCGCCTGATACCGGGCGTTTTAAATGACGAAACCTCTGCACTGACGGATTCATTCCAGGATCAACTTCTTGCTCCTCCTGTTTATACACGTCCTGCTGAATTTAAAGGGCTCCATGTTCCGGATATTCTGTTAAGTGGCCACCAGTCCCAAATAGAAAACTGGCGTATGGAACAATCTCTTCAACGCACTCAAGAACGGAGGCCTGATTTGCTAAAAGAAGAATAA
- a CDS encoding FKBP-type peptidyl-prolyl cis-trans isomerase: MDSLSYSIGILFGNSLKQQGLDKVNSKDLSDGLEAVLNNKPTSITKEQATQIYSQAMSAIAAKKNAGAKEEGEKFLLENKKRSGVMTTASGLQYEVIKMGDGAKPGPTDKVKTHYHGTLIDGTVFDSSVERGEPISFPVNGVIAGWQEALQLMNVGSKYKLYIPYNLAYGERGAGADIKPFSALIFEVELLGIE; encoded by the coding sequence ATGGATTCTCTTAGTTACAGTATCGGTATTTTATTTGGAAACAGTCTCAAACAACAAGGTCTTGATAAAGTCAATTCAAAAGATCTATCAGATGGATTGGAAGCTGTTTTAAATAACAAACCCACCAGCATCACCAAAGAACAAGCAACTCAGATCTACTCACAGGCAATGTCTGCAATAGCAGCTAAAAAGAATGCTGGAGCCAAGGAAGAAGGCGAAAAATTTCTCTTAGAAAACAAAAAACGCTCTGGGGTGATGACTACTGCCAGTGGGCTTCAATATGAAGTGATTAAAATGGGTGACGGTGCCAAGCCAGGCCCAACTGACAAAGTTAAAACCCACTATCATGGCACACTCATCGACGGTACGGTATTTGACAGCAGCGTCGAACGTGGCGAGCCGATTAGCTTTCCTGTTAATGGCGTTATCGCCGGTTGGCAGGAAGCACTGCAATTGATGAATGTTGGATCCAAATACAAATTATACATTCCATACAATCTGGCTTATGGTGAACGTGGTGCCGGAGCAGATATCAAACCGTTTTCTGCATTGATTTTTGAAGTAGAATTATTGGGTATCGAATAA